The endosymbiont of Bathymodiolus septemdierum str. Myojin knoll sequence CGTAAACTATCAGTGGTCACATAGCCCTCATGTGTTTGTAATTTGCCATTATTGATTTGATTTTGAATATCAAAACGACTGATGCCCAACATTCTGGCTGCCTTTGAAACACTTAATTTGATCATTTTCCCCCCCAGGAAACGAGTTATACCGATAGATTAATCTTATTTAAGGATTTCGTCAAGTATATTAACATATTATAAAATACTTTGAATGGCTGCAAGCAAACCTTCATCACGAGTTTCACTGGCAACTGAAATTTTATTAAAACCTACAGACTGTGCAAAAAATTTAATGCGCTCACTCAGTACAACAAGCGGATATTGTTTGATTAAAGTGAGTGCATCCAGATCAATTTGCGCCACCATTGAGGTAAACGCAGAGAGATTCTCAACACTGGTGGCAGTAACAACGCCCTTATCACTTTGCAGAAAGGTAGATAAGGCATTATGGTGTTGCGGTGCGATATCACAAGGAGCACGCCGATAAACTTCAATATATTCAACACTATTATTTTTTTCTAAACCCTGTTTAAGCGTTTCTCTACCACCTTCACCTCTAAAAATCAAAATTGATTGCTCACTTAGATTTTTTATCATTGGCATTGCCAATAAGGCCTCACTGGATGCTTTTTGTTTTGGAAAGCCATCAACTTTAATATTGTAATTTTCTATTTTTTTTGCAGTTGCTGCGCCTATGGCAAAAATTTTAGCTTGATTTTTAAAATTTTTTAAAATATCTATCCCATAATCAACCGCATTGGCACTAATGAAAATTAACGCATCGTATTCGGTTTTTAAAGGTTGGTTGGCAAGTGCTTTAATTTCTAAACTTGGAAAAAGTATGGGCTGATAACCCTGTTCACTTAATAAATTTTGCAAGGGCTGAACTTGCGATAAAGCGCGCGTTAATAAAATATTCAAACTTTTAGTATCCCAATAATTCGGCAATAATACGCATTCTGTCCAATGCATCTCGTTCTGCATATTTGCAGATTAAAATGGTTTTAGTATTAACACTTGCAATACTCTCAAGATAGTTGCGCATTTTCTTATCATCCCATGGCTGCGATGAATAAAGCACGGGGTATTGATTAAAACTTAAGACGGTGTTAGCAACGCTTACTTCTTTTAGATTAAGTTTAAGTGCTTTGCTTGACTGAAAACACACTTTATAGTCGGCTAATATTGTCATAATTGCCTTGCTTGGCGCGTCACTCACCTCACAAAATAAAATAAAATCGTTTGCATATTCTTGCACAGTGCTCAGTAATTTTTGCAGGCTTATTGCGTCACTCAGTTGCGATTCTTCAATCGTTAACACCAGATAAAACCCCTCCTCATCTTCTTGTATGTCTGCAAAAATTTGATCAAGGTCTTCGTCGGTATCAATGGACAAAGAAAGGGTTTTAAAAATGGCGGCATAATAATCAAAACGCCAATCTTCTGGCAAATCATCTGGATAAAAATCGTCTTGCAAGCCCAAACCGCTACGACCAATTAAAAATTCTGTTTTATTCATTTTCTTCTATAACCCTTTATAATATGAAAAAAAAATACTCTATTTATTATGCCCGATATTCTACTACCAATCATCGCCTTATTAACAGGTTTTCTACTTTTAATTTGGAGTGCCGATGTATTCACAGAAAATGGCGCAAAAATTGCAATGATATTCAAAGTATCGCCTTTGGTGATTGGCTTGCTCATTTTTGGCTTTGGTACCTCTGCACCTGAGATGTTAGTGTCTGGGTTGGCAGCGATGGAAGGTAACACAGGCATAAGTATTGGCAGTGCAATTGGCTCTAATATTTTTAACATTGCTTTGGTGTTGGGCATTAGTGCATTAATTACACCAATTGCTGTTAGTAATAATGTTTTGAAAAAAGAATGGATGTTTTTGATGTTTATTACCCTGGTAGTGGGTTTCTTACTATGGGATAAGCGCCTTGATGTGATTGATGGCTTTATTTTAGTATCTTTATTAGCCATATTTTTAATCTACACATTTAAAACTGCAAAACAGGACAATAATAACGAATTTGATGAGGCAATGGAAGAGATTAAGGAAAACCAATCTGGCAAGACTTGGTTACTGCTAATTATTGGCTTAATCGTATTGATTACCAGCGCCAAATTAATCGTTTGGGGTGGTGTAGAAGTTGCCCAAAGTTTTGGTGTGTCAGATTTAGTCATTGGACTTAGTGTCATCGCATTAGGTACCAGCCTGCCAGAGTTAGCGGTGTCTATTGCCAGTGTCTTGAAAAAACAATATGAGATGGTGGTGGGTAATGTGATTGGCTCTAATATTTTTAATACCATTGCAGTCTTGGCAATCCCCGGACTCATTCATCCGTCAGCTGTGGCAGATGAGGTTATCACCAGGGACTACCCTGTTATGCTTTTACTGACCATTTTGTTGTTTGTTCTTGCTTACAAATTCGGTAAACAGCCTATTATTAATCGCTTTGGTGGTATTGTTTTGGTTTGTATATTTGTCGCTTATATGTGGCAATTATTCTAATAAATATGACGATAGAATTAACACTCAATAACGAAACTGAAACTCAGAAATTCGCTCAAAGGTTAGCACAAAATGCCAAAATGCCTTTAGTAATTTATCTGCAAGGGGACTTAGGCGTGGGGAAAACCACCTTTGCCAGAAGTTTTATTCAGTTTTTTGGATTTAATAAAGTCAAAAGTCCAACTTATTCTTTGGTGGAAAGTTACCAAAATCAAGACATTAATATTCACCACTTTGATTGTTATCGTCTCAGTGACCCCGAAGAATTGGAATACATTGGCATTCGTGAATATCTCAAGGGTAGTCATATTCAACTGATTGAATGGCCGGATTTAGGCAAAGGGATGGTCGCACCTGCGGATTTAACCATTGCGCTCAGTGGCAATAACGATACGAGAAAATTAACAGCAACTGATCACAGTAATATCGGCCAAGAATTGTTACAGCGTATTGCCTGAAATATTAAGACTTTTTAGGGGCTATGTCTTTTTCTGGTGGCTGATAATTTGGGTCATTAGGATTCATAAAGAGGAAGCCGTAGCCGCCTTCAGTATCAATTTCGTCAAAATCAACGACCATACCTTCTATTAACTCTTTTTGAGAATAAGCAAGGACATATTCAATGCCGTTTGATTCTAAGTGAATATCACCTTCTGAAAGCTCGTCAAAGCCCATAAGATACTGCCAACCTTCGTCTCTTACATCAACGGCAAAACGCATTTGTAATCCTTGTGCATCAGGATTTTGAGTAGAGAGTCTTATTTCTTCGGCGGCACTCTTGGTAATTGTAATCATAATTTCACCTTGATAAAGTTAACAAATTGCTTGACCCAATGATTACCGCCGACGCTACGCAAATGTGCATAGGTGGCTAATAAATTGTAGGTCAAAATTCCATCTTGCTTATTATCCACACCTACGCCGCGTAAAACCTTGTATGCATAATGGGTTTTAGGGTCAATATTTTCTAATTTAGAATAATGGAATTCATGGGCATATATTTTTTCAGCAACACCCGACCAAGGATGCGCCTTAGTCGGCGTTAATTGCACATAACCCCTGCCAATCGGCTTAGGCGTCATTACAGTGTCGCCCTTAATCACCCCAACCATTTTATGTGTTTTACCTTGGTGACTTATCTCTCGACTAAGGTACATTAAACCGCCACATTCTGCATAAGTTGGCAAACCTTGTTCTATCTTTGACTTAATGTCAGTAAGTAATAAATGATTATTACTTAACGCCTCTAATTGCATTTCTGGAAAACCACCACCGATGAACAGCCCATCACATCTTGGTAATTTTGATGCCTTCAAAGTATCAAAATATTCAATTTTCACGCCCAAAGATTTAAACGCATTCATATCATCTTGGTAATAAAAACCAAAGGCTTCGTCTTTTGCTACAGCAACGGTCAGAGATAAAGGAGACGCAGTCAAAGGGGGTGTTACCTTTTTTTCTTTTTTTAAAAAAAGGGGGGTGCCCCCCTTAGGTGTAAGACCATTAAGCAACAAAATTTTATCTAAGTTCACCTGATCGGCAATGATACGACCTGCACTATCAATAAAGGCTTGTGACTGTGCAGATTCATTGGCTGGCACAAGCCCTAAGTGGCGTTCATTGATAATAAGCGCCTTAGAACGACGAATAGCGCCTAAAACAGGGGTATCGGTGTAATATTCAATAGCTTGCAGCAGTTTTGATTCGTGGCGCTCACCAGCGACTTTATTTAAAATTACACCAGCAATATTCACATCGCTATCAAACGCCTGGTATCCCATCAACAAAGGGGCAATCCCCCGAGTAATGCCAGTGGTGTCAATCACTAAAATAACGCTTGAATTGAGTAATTTTGCCATATCAGCATTAGCATCACCACCACTCACAGTCATACCGTCATACAGTCCTTTGTTACCTTCAACAATAGAGATATCGCTCTGTTGCTGATGAAATAATGCTCTAATTTCATCGTCAGACATCGTATAAAAATCTAAATTGTAGCAAGCGTTACCACTAGCTTGAGAGAGCCAAATTGGGTCGATATAATCAGGGCCTTTTTTAAAAGATTGAACTTTGAGTGTGCGCTCTTTAAATGCGGC is a genomic window containing:
- a CDS encoding uroporphyrinogen-III synthase; this encodes MHWTECVLLPNYWDTKSLNILLTRALSQVQPLQNLLSEQGYQPILFPSLEIKALANQPLKTEYDALIFISANAVDYGIDILKNFKNQAKIFAIGAATAKKIENYNIKVDGFPKQKASSEALLAMPMIKNLSEQSILIFRGEGGRETLKQGLEKNNSVEYIEVYRRAPCDIAPQHHNALSTFLQSDKGVVTATSVENLSAFTSMVAQIDLDALTLIKQYPLVVLSERIKFFAQSVGFNKISVASETRDEGLLAAIQSIL
- a CDS encoding calcium/sodium antiporter, encoding MPDILLPIIALLTGFLLLIWSADVFTENGAKIAMIFKVSPLVIGLLIFGFGTSAPEMLVSGLAAMEGNTGISIGSAIGSNIFNIALVLGISALITPIAVSNNVLKKEWMFLMFITLVVGFLLWDKRLDVIDGFILVSLLAIFLIYTFKTAKQDNNNEFDEAMEEIKENQSGKTWLLLIIGLIVLITSAKLIVWGGVEVAQSFGVSDLVIGLSVIALGTSLPELAVSIASVLKKQYEMVVGNVIGSNIFNTIAVLAIPGLIHPSAVADEVITRDYPVMLLLTILLFVLAYKFGKQPIINRFGGIVLVCIFVAYMWQLF
- the tsaE gene encoding tRNA (adenosine(37)-N6)-threonylcarbamoyltransferase complex ATPase subunit type 1 TsaE produces the protein MELTLNNETETQKFAQRLAQNAKMPLVIYLQGDLGVGKTTFARSFIQFFGFNKVKSPTYSLVESYQNQDINIHHFDCYRLSDPEELEYIGIREYLKGSHIQLIEWPDLGKGMVAPADLTIALSGNNDTRKLTATDHSNIGQELLQRIA
- a CDS encoding HesB/IscA family protein; the encoded protein is MITITKSAAEEIRLSTQNPDAQGLQMRFAVDVRDEGWQYLMGFDELSEGDIHLESNGIEYVLAYSQKELIEGMVVDFDEIDTEGGYGFLFMNPNDPNYQPPEKDIAPKKS
- a CDS encoding cobyrinate a,c-diamide synthase, with the protein product MMSIYISAAHKSSGKTVISLGLCAAFKERTLKVQSFKKGPDYIDPIWLSQASGNACYNLDFYTMSDDEIRALFHQQQSDISIVEGNKGLYDGMTVSGGDANADMAKLLNSSVILVIDTTGITRGIAPLLMGYQAFDSDVNIAGVILNKVAGERHESKLLQAIEYYTDTPVLGAIRRSKALIINERHLGLVPANESAQSQAFIDSAGRIIADQVNLDKILLLNGLTPKGGTPLFLKKEKKVTPPLTASPLSLTVAVAKDEAFGFYYQDDMNAFKSLGVKIEYFDTLKASKLPRCDGLFIGGGFPEMQLEALSNNHLLLTDIKSKIEQGLPTYAECGGLMYLSREISHQGKTHKMVGVIKGDTVMTPKPIGRGYVQLTPTKAHPWSGVAEKIYAHEFHYSKLENIDPKTHYAYKVLRGVGVDNKQDGILTYNLLATYAHLRSVGGNHWVKQFVNFIKVKL